A single genomic interval of Aphidius gifuensis isolate YNYX2018 linkage group LG6, ASM1490517v1, whole genome shotgun sequence harbors:
- the LOC122859499 gene encoding uncharacterized protein LOC122859499, protein MVEYIVDVQGFYDTDQSFIVKEFAIANLNQEDDIKSVVFKPPCAMSTLSSACKLTNNWLTNNHHGLLWNSGDVDYAEHGKIINDSLESLIYVYVKGHEKKKWLSNILKDDKTIIDLIDMDCPAHGKLPTKIMYKN, encoded by the coding sequence ATGGttgaatatattgttgatgttcaAGGATTTTATGATACTGATCAAAGTTTTATTGTGAAAGAATTTGCAATAGCAAATTTGAATCAAGAAGATGATATCAAGTCGGTAGTATTCAAGCCTCCATGTGCCATGAGTACATTATCATCTGCTTGCAAACTGACAAATAATTGGTTAACAAACAATCATCATGGACTGTTATGGAACTCAGGAGATGTTGATTATGCTGaacatggaaaaattataaatgatagtCTTGAGTCTTTAATTTACGTATATGTAAAAggtcatgagaaaaaaaaatggctcagcaatattttaaaagacgaTAAAACTATTATTGATTTGATTGATATGGATTGTCCAGCGCATGGCAAACTACCAACTAAG